In one Vicia villosa cultivar HV-30 ecotype Madison, WI unplaced genomic scaffold, Vvil1.0 ctg.000345F_1_1, whole genome shotgun sequence genomic region, the following are encoded:
- the LOC131627013 gene encoding uncharacterized protein LOC131627013: protein MEMKKSECERETKEEEFNEDSIESIIFTLGTFLLMVCLKSFLVEKWRSYVFLFLNVTLLAILYMSMKPNYWSKRNLEYESNVEEVKNGDKEKKGACEFSQEIEEDKECYKKQCWNSTSSSTSTIHYVDVENEIDENDDGEEDEHVEVLSKDELNERVEAFIAMFRKHLISDDNQGENFRQQKTSNLTTKIQVSCC from the coding sequence ATGGAGATGAAGAAAAGTGAATGTGAGAGAGAAACTAAAGAAGAAGAATTCAATGAAGATAGTATAGAAAGTATAATATTCACATTAGGTACATTTCTTCTAATGGTTTGTCTAAAGAGTTTCTTAGTTGAAAAATGGCGTTCTTATGTATTCCTCTTCCTCAATGTGACTCTATTAGCCATTCTTTACATGTCTATGAAGCCAAATTATTGGAGTAAAAGAAATTTAGAATATGAAAGTAATGTTGAAGAAGTTAAAAATGGTGACAAAGAGAAGAAAGGAGCATGTGAATTTTCTCAAGAAATTGAAGAAGATAAAGAGTGTTACAAAAAACAATGTTGGAATAGTACTAGTTCTAGTACTAGTACCATTCATTATGTTGATGTTGAAAATGAGATTGATGAGAATGATGATGGAGAAGAAGACGAACATGTGGAAGTGTTGTCTAAGGATGAATTGAATGAAAGAGTTGAAGCATTCATAGCTATGTTCAGGAAGCATTTGATTTCAGATGATAACCAAGGTGAGAATTTTAGGCAACAAAAAACATCAAATTTGACAACAAAGATTCAAGTTTCTTGTTGTTGA
- the LOC131627014 gene encoding uncharacterized protein LOC131627014, whose protein sequence is MEMKKSECEIETKEEEFKEDSIQTIMFTLGTFLVMICLKGFLVEKWRSYVFIILNVILLAILYMSMNPNYCSSRNLENESNVEDVKNDDKEKKRVCEISQEIEEDKECHKKQCWNSTSSSTSTSTIHHVDVENKIDENEIDEDEEEDEHVEVRVLSKEELNERVEAFIAMFRRHLISDDKQGENFRHQKTSNLTTKIQVSCC, encoded by the exons ATGGAGATGAAGAAGAGTGAATGTGAGATAGAAACCAAAGAAGAAGAGTTCAAGGAAGATAGTATACAAACTATAATGTTCACATTAGGTACATTTCTTGTAATGATTTGTCTAAAGGGTTTCTTAGTTGAAAAATGGCGTTCTTATGTGTTTATAATTCTCAATGTGATTTTATTAGCCATTCTTTACATGTCAATGAATCCAAATTATTGTAGTAGTAGAAATTTAGAAAATGAAAGCAATGTTGAAGATGTCAAAAATGatgacaaagagaagaaaagggtATGTGAGATTTCTCAAGAAATTGAAGAAGATAAAGAATGTCACAAAAAACAATGTTGGAATAGTACTAGTTCTAGTACTAGTACTAGTACCATTCATCATGTTGATGTTGAGAATAAGATTGATGAGAATGAGATTGatgaggatgaagaagaagatgaacatgtggAAGTTAGGG TGTTGTCTAAGGAAGAATTGAATGAAAGAGTTGAAGCATTCATAGCTATGTTTAGGAGACATTTGATTTCAGATGATAAACAAGGTGAGAATTTTAGGCACCAAAAAACATCAAATTTGACAACAAAGATTCAAGTTTCTTGTTGTTGA